The Leguminivora glycinivorella isolate SPB_JAAS2020 chromosome 1, LegGlyc_1.1, whole genome shotgun sequence genome includes a region encoding these proteins:
- the LOC125229163 gene encoding uncharacterized protein LOC125229163 has product MNTQRTLHKHLHTNTHTNICQVNLQHCKDAMSELGQYVRRAKVEIALLQEPYAWRNRVAGLGHLGGALYYEGNGELPPRACIYVSNNVRNMGCFMTMCCRDLVVVETYFINDEGKRCKVALASCYQPGDVETPTKELEETVLR; this is encoded by the exons ATGAACACACAAAGAACACTACACAAGCAcctacacacaaacacacacacaaacatatGCCAAGTAAACCTCCAACACTGCAAGGACGCAATGTCTGAGCTAGGACAATATGTTAGGAGGGCCAAAGTTGAAATAGCACTGCTGCAAGAACCTTATGCATGGAGGAACCGGGTGGCAGGCCTGGGACATCTGGGGGGAGCTCTGTACTATGAGGGAAATGGTGAGCTACCTCCTAGAGCATGCATATATGTGAGTAATAATGTGAGAAATATGGGATGTTTCATGACCATGTGTTGCAGAGACCTTGTCGTGGTGGAGACCTACTTCATCAATGACGAAGGGAAGAGATGCAAGGTGGCGCTGGCGTCCTGCTATCAGCCGGGCGACGTAGAGACACCTACAAAGGAATTGGAAGAGACGGTTCTGAG GTGA